From Carassius carassius chromosome 15, fCarCar2.1, whole genome shotgun sequence:
TTACCTTTATCTTCTGCTATGTTAACAGATGCAGAAGACGTTAACATGTTATGCTATGTTAGCCAATGTTAACGTTAACACATAGTCAAGGATTAGCAGCTCCAGCTCTGCAGTTAACTTACCCCGATGTATGATTCCTCTGCAGGTGTCTGAGGAAGTTTGACGTTGTCCCACCGGTTTCCGAAATTGTTGCTTTGCAGAATTTGCAGTCTGCTCTGTTTCTTTTTAAGTGCAGCGCTGAGAAATTCCTGGTGATTTCTATAAGCAAATTTAATGATGGCAGAATTGGCGGACATTCTCGTTTGTGTGTGAATCAATGAAAATGAACGTTAGCAGGGCGCAGCACGCAGATGCAGAGCGTACCGTGCGAAGATAATctagtgtgtgattggttattagtttttttgttttgttttgtttttttgtttttgtgattggTCATTggtagtgatgggtcgttcggGCGGATGATGTgacgaaaaataatattttaattaaattcggacgggtgaaatggaaaaatgaaaatgaaaaaagtttaaaatgtgtgCTTACTGTGAACATAATAAAGACACctggactcggtcgagaccaaAACCATATTTGGCAAGACCAGTGGCGGAgaccgagacaagtccgagtccGAATGACAgcgagtccgagacaagtccgagaccATAAAAAACGGTCTCGAGACCGGACTCGAGTCCAAGaccggactcgagtactacagccctggggacaatattcataaaatactacaacctagaaataatttgcaagtcgcagcagcacaaattatgtgcccagctacatctgattctaatattatgctaattaacagtgagcggtggtttcagacattaaagTGTCGCactcgtactgactcttattctgcctgaaagaagaAAAGACCGAGCGGAAGGtagagcgattcgaccaatccgATGAATTGACGTGTCGGTAGGGggtggacacgtgatcggctcggaatgcattttcaatgtgcacattgaattttgctacattcattgcgggacgttgaatgaaaatgcaatcgtaaatGTCTTgaatgtgagtgttaatgcaattaagaaaaatattatttgaatgatatgttatacatatctaatcatttctgtaatacattttcattttaattttgcaacttataaagcgttaaaatgagtattcattttacatattaaaactagtgtataaaatggaaaatgaaaattatgtaatttaatttttattttcattttgcaccaaacgttgcacaaatgtattggaaaatgtaaatgtaaaaacagaaatgcattgccattttacatattgcattgtccttTTGCGTATTACATTCATAATTGAAtgttgctacccatatgcttccataccttTCTGGCACTGGGAACATTTCTGTTGCTTTGCTgcctatggagggtcagaaagctctcggatttcatcaaaaatatcttaatttgtgttcctaaaatgaacaaaggtcttacgcgTTTGAAACAACAtctgggtgagtaattaatgacagaattttcatttttgggaacctatccctttaagtcagaaAATCAGGAGCCAGCAACCAGGGGGCACTGTCAAAAAACTGGAAATTACagcttttgtttttttacaatttaaaaaacaaatatcttCAAACCAAGAGTTTTCTCTTTACATCTGATGCTTTTTAACAGTATTAATCAGCATGCAATGGTGATGTTTGTTGAATAATGCCAAGCAAGATCACAATTTCTCTTGCGTCTTTCACTCTGACGTCTTAATTATATAACAAAGGTAAATTGCCCCAGTTCATGACGAATTAAATGGCAGCTGTGAAGTTGCCAGGCATTAGCAGCCGTAAGTGGCAGAGAGATTGTAAATCAACACGTCCCTTCCATAAACACCACCTGGAGAAACTTCCTGAAACAATTAAGCTGTTTTTAATGATTCTTTTAACCCCTAAATATGTCGTTATTTATTTCAAAAGCCAGACTTTATATTTGTCTAAAGCTGTTATTAAGCCAGCAGGCTTCAGTTTTCAACATAGATGAGACAGATTCTGTTCATCCATGAAGAATCTCGATTTAAATATCCCAATAAATTTCTCTGCTTAGGCATGTCTCAGCTGCACTCTTCAATTCACTGGTAATGGTTAGTGAATGCTAAAAAGTTGCCCTAGAGAAACAGGCAAAAGAGGATGTTTGACTGCTCACCTCCTATCACTTACACAACTTTGATGATTAATTATAAATTCATATCTCAAAGCATTAATAACACTTTCAGATTGTGTTCTGCAGCTCATATTCCAACAGTTAATTACTTGTTTCGAAAACGTATCATAGCATCAAGAGTTTGAAGTTAAGCTGAAAGGAGACTAAATAAGGATCAATCTTTATTAGACCCCTCAGACTGTTAACAGTTAACAAGCTGTTTCTGGATTTTACGTATGAGCACGATCAATCTACCCATCCTTTtctatcatttaaagagacactaTGACTCTATAACAGACCTTGTAAGCCATAAATCACTGTCAGACCAGGGCGTTTCCACTTGAGTGCACACTCACTCCTCAATTGTATAGCCTGAGTTCATGACTTTAACACACATACAGGTCACTATCAATAAAAATCAACACACAAAATTCTGGAAAGGTGTTAACAGCAAATGTCATGAGCCTGAGTCCATTAATCACACAGCTTGGGATGCTTAGATGTCAGTAAAACAAAGGCAATTAAAAAAATCATGGAGGCATTCAAAAGCTCAGTAGAGTGTCTAATTAAACTGGAGATGAACAAATCCATGGTAGAGACTGTCATGGGGTCTTCAAATCAAGCATAATAAGGCCCCTTGAAAAGCACAATGCCACACTTGTTAGCGGTTTATGACACCCCATATGGTTGAATTAGCTGATTTGGGAGGAAATTATAATTTAGATAATTGTAATACTTTTAAACCACCAGACATTTTATCTCAGAACTTTGGAAGGTAGCTACAACTGCCATGATTGATGATTATAAAGCAGACATTGATGTCTGGTTATGTGTTAGGGTGCTGTTGATTCTCCTGATACATAATTTTTCAGAACTTTCTGGCTTTAATCAATACATTCACCGCACTCTCAGGTAATTAGGTGCCAAGACCTATATATGTATAATCAAAAAATGCTAAATTGGTCTGCACTCGAAAAAATCTATGAGGTTAAAGCAAGAGATACACAAGAGAGACCTTTCTGACTTGAAATGTGATTGCAAAGCTCAACTTCCAGATGCCActtagccttcagtgtcacatgatcctttgaaatcattctaatatgctgatttcatgtTCAAGTAACATTAATTACTTGAACatgaattttttaattatgattaatattgaaaacagtgttgctcctaaatatttttgtataaactattttttgagtgatttgatgaatgaaaagaacagcctttatttgaaatataacttTTTGAAACAATGTCCAATCACTTATGGTGATTAGTATTGACCACatcaacagtagtgtatataggtgtacattataataaatattagtttCAACAGATTCTGCTTGACATAGTCCAGACAAACCAATACGTATcaggtaaggtttttttttgtttgttttacctgAGACCGATTTAATCTGTACCAGAGGTGTTCTGTCTGGATCAAACAGCAGACAGTATCTTCTGGCTTCTGGCTGCTGTTGTAACCTTAATTAGTTATTCCACTGCAACTTCACTCCCAAACAAGGTGCATGGAAGCAGAAAACCAAAAAGTTAGCACACAGGCCAACATAGACATGTTGATTTAATTAAGGTTATAAAATATCCAACCAACGGCTAAGTGTTTCTGATTTGTCTTCTATGATAGTGATTTGTTGCAGTGGCCTACTACAGGATGCCCttaaagggtcactccaccccaaaatgaaaattttgtcattaatcacttacccccatttcgttccaaacccataaaagctttggtcatcttcgaaacacaatttaagattttttggatgaaaacggggaggcttgtgactgtcccatagactgccaagtaaattacattgtcaaggtccagaaaagtatgaaagacattttcAAAATAGTCAATCTGCCATCAGTAtttcaacaataacattatgaagtgatgagaatactttttgtacacgaagaaaacaaatgaaaataatgacttcattcaacaatttgtctcctcaaTCTCCGCATCaccgtagtgccattttggagaatatctgctGAATGCATACTGCATAGGTTGTTCTTTCAGCTACAAAaaaaagatatgtttttttttttttttttacgtgtatttacgctttgatttaaTTTTTGAGTGTTTATATCGAAACCATTTTGGTGTTAACAAGTGTTGTCAAAGATGCATGCTTTTTGAAGCTAGACAGCGTCAGTCAGGTATGGATAGTAACAGCAGCACATTTGTATCATTCTATTCACATTATTCAATTTGAATAAtgtgaacaaaagaaaaagataacagatgtttttatttttagggtGAACATTAAAAATTTGTCTTTAAGCTACTGGAAAACTTTGCAAATGTGTATGCTAAATCATACTTGGTCTCGCCTAATTAACATCTTTCTCAGTGCCATTGTAGGActacatgtaataaataaattatgagcaAAGCATAACATTTTCTTCTAAGAGACCCACATTACTCCTTGACTGGCATCATCAATTTGTGTTcttgttcagttttattttgaattaatattttaagttaacGTTACCTGTTCTAAAACGAAGAGCTGACGCTTCTGGGTTTTGTGTTGCATTATGACACACCGCCATCTTGTGGTGTAGGATACTTTCGTATATAGAAAAATGTAACTATTAATTTCGCATCAATGAATGTAACATTATATTGACATACACTAAGCATTAGCTAaccttcaaaaaatatatatataataatcataataaaataaaataaaaaaaaattacctgacGTTCTTGGGTAATTTAACTGTATTTGTACTGTTACCACAGCTGGTCTAAAACCACTGCTCCAAGTGCCTGgtaaaattatttaatgaaaaataatcgATGAATAGATTTCCTCTTGATAGATTTATTGAATATGACGAATCTACAACATGTCTTTCAAAATGCAGTCTAGTGAAAACAACGCGTTACTGCACATCATAGGAACCATTAAGTTGGGAGGAACCTTCCATCGGTGAGCGTGTTTCTGCGGGGAAGGTAAACGGTGTGCGGAACGTCTGCGAACAAACAACAGCAGAGAGGTCAATATATAAACGCCGATTAGAACATTATGCTTACTTTCGTCAGTGTTTGGTACGTTTGTTACAAAATCAGATAATATtcaattataattgtaataacGTTTACTTCATATGTACGCACGGGCCATAAAACTAGATACCCGTACTCGTTAGAGGCAAAGCGAGATTAGTAAAAAGGCATttcggtaaaaaaaaaatatatatatatatatattttccacgaAGTCCGGATTGTTTGgcttgtttgttcatgtttaatataaaaatagcGTATATTGTGTTTTGTGAGTGGACACACCCTTTGTCTATTGCACTCGCACTGCGAGCTCGATATTATGTCAAGTTTAATCGTTTTAAATTCTTGTTTCAGATTAATATAAGTAAAGAATCACAAATGAGGGCCGCCATTAACCAGAAATTAATTGAGATGGGTGAGAGGGAGAGGTAAGTGTCTATAATCATGATCCATGAACTGGGTCTCAAAACCCTGCCTGTGTAACGTTAACGGTTTTGGGCATCGTATTTCTGAAAAGAcatttgagaaatgtttttgtcatttt
This genomic window contains:
- the LOC132157939 gene encoding transcription and mRNA export factor ENY2-like, whose translation is MNEPLSWEEPSIGERVSAGKVNGVRNVCEQTTAERSIYKRRLEHYAYFRQCLINISKESQMRAAINQKLIEMGERERLKELLRAKLIECGWRDQLKALCKEVIKEKGIENVTVEDLVAGVTHKGRALVPDSVKKELLQRIRAFLSQHST